A genomic segment from Bacteroidales bacterium encodes:
- a CDS encoding PhzF family phenazine biosynthesis protein, with translation MQLQCFQIDAFTNNLFGGNPACVVPLNEWLSDEILLKIAKENAVAETAFFVDKGEKIHLRWFTPDIEMDLCGHATLATAHCLKTIIGYKKESIVFETLSRDLTVNVEGDIYKLNFPARVPQPENLPKTIKQSLNIQPEEVLKSRDYLLVYKSESDVKNIKIDKQIFNQINIDPGGVIVTAKGDNCDFVSRFFTPQASILEDPVTGSAHCSLIPFWAKRLNKNILSATQISERKGELFCENRGERVIIGGRAKTYLKGTIYID, from the coding sequence ATGCAGCTACAATGTTTTCAGATTGACGCTTTTACAAACAATTTGTTCGGTGGCAATCCTGCTTGTGTTGTTCCTCTCAACGAATGGCTGTCTGACGAGATTTTACTTAAAATAGCAAAAGAAAATGCAGTTGCAGAGACTGCTTTTTTTGTCGACAAAGGAGAGAAAATCCATTTAAGATGGTTTACTCCCGATATTGAAATGGATTTATGTGGTCATGCAACATTAGCGACAGCTCACTGTTTGAAAACAATTATAGGGTACAAAAAAGAGAGTATCGTTTTTGAAACTCTGAGCAGAGACTTGACTGTTAATGTAGAAGGAGATATATACAAATTAAATTTCCCTGCAAGAGTGCCACAGCCAGAAAATTTGCCAAAAACTATTAAACAATCACTCAATATTCAACCCGAAGAGGTGTTAAAATCACGTGACTATCTGCTCGTATATAAGAGTGAAAGCGATGTTAAAAACATAAAAATCGACAAACAGATTTTTAACCAAATAAACATTGATCCGGGCGGCGTTATTGTTACTGCTAAAGGTGATAATTGCGATTTTGTTTCAAGATTTTTTACACCACAAGCCTCTATTTTAGAAGACCCTGTAACAGGCTCTGCTCACTGCTCGCTAATTCCTTTTTGGGCAAAAAGACTTAACAAGAACATACTTTCTGCCACACAAATTTCCGAACGAAAAGGCGAACTATTTTGCGAAAACAGAGGAGAGAGGGTAATTATCGGAGGTAGGGCAAAAACGTATTTAAAAGGTACTATCTATATAGATTGA